GGAATTATGACGGTGAGCGATGGCGCGTTGGCGGGAGTGGCCGAAGGAAAAGGACGGTAGATAAGCCATAGGACCGTGCGAAAGAGGAGAAAAGCTGTACCCATCAATGCCCACAAGATACTTATACTCATGACAAGCCTTGACCAACGGGATACTTGTGCGGCTTCAACGATTGGTTGAAACATTCCGCCCGAAATGCCACAGAAACTGATCGCAAAGAGGCTTACGAGAATCGACCCGTAGATGACCCTGTCTGTAAAGCGGCCCGAAATACTCGGATTGAAGCCCGGGCTGTCTGCTGGACCTGATGTTTCATCACTTTGTGCCAGCGTGCGGGCAACCTGGGTATTATTGTCGCTATCAATTCTGTCGTTATACATCTGGGGATCCTAGGATGTTAACAAAACACCCAAGTATAAACTCTGGGTAGCCAAAATTCAAGACTATTGCAGGTGCAGAATATCCATGACTTATCTGAATCCTTCGAAGAGTTTTTTCATTACGGTTTCATGGGCATGAGTGCCGTCGAAAAAATCTTCACCCTTAAATCCGTACAGGGCAGGATTGTAGGAGCCGATAACGGCGATGCCGTTCTGTTGAGCGAAATCTCTAATGTAGGTTTCAATTTCAGGAACAATCCCGTATTTCGAGTTTGTAAAACACGATTGATATGCGGCGCCGTGAAAGGGCGGCAGGAAGAATACCACTCGCACCTCTTGTCTGTTGAGATAATGGACCAGACCTTCAAACTGCCCGGTGCCGTACAAGGACTTGAAATCCTTGAAATATATATCTGGCATTGCATTTGAAGGGCCATCCTTTATCATTCGCATGCGCCTCATCCCGTATGGGAAATGGATGCTTCCGTCCGGCTCTCTTACAAAATCATCAATTTCCACCGTATCGGTTATGCGAAGCTTATTGCCCGATCTCAAAAACTCCAAGTTCTGTATTGTATAATCAAGGTTGATGAGTTGTGCGTATCGGGCAAACCGACTTTCCTTGCTTATCGTCTCTGTTTTATTTTTTTGCGCGGTCCCACCGTCCCTTAAGTTCTTGATCTCCGCCGTTATTTCCTGGTAGCAACTGTCAAGGGTCCGCCATGATTTGCCCAGCCCGTTGTTTTTATTGAACATCCATGGGTCGATTCCCAGTATCACCGTCGCAGGAAAGATACCTTTTTCTCTGTAAAGGCCGACAATCCCGAAAAGATCCTGAAGCACCGCTCCTGACACGGAATGATTGAAAAAGTCAGGGTTTCCTCCTATAAACCTCTTTCTGAGCACCATTGTACGGGAGGAACCGATAACTACCATATCCCGGCGAGCCGAATATTGCTCAACCACCAGCCTTTGGAACTCCCTCTCGTCATAACTCATACGGCCGGCTATCATCTTCCCGTTGAGGAGGCTCAATGTCATATACTTTAGGCCCGATCCGAGGCTGAATATTCCTACTCCGTCGACGAATATATTGAAGAACGTGACCAGCGTCAGAAGAGCGAGAAGTATGGCAAAAAACCGTTTTAACCATCGACTGTATGCGGATCTCTTCGCTTTCATGGCATCAGAACCGGAAGTAAAGGAATTCGGAATAGGAGCCGAGATAAAGGATGGATATTACCGCGACAAGAGAGAACACTATCAACTGAGGCACGTCGGGTTCAAGGCTTTCTATTATCTTGTTCGAATTCCTGAAGAGAAAAGAGAGGGGAAGGAAGACTGCAAACATTCCAAGGATGATCTCCCCTTTACCTATCCGTTCGAAGAGTGTGTCAAGAGTCTGCCATGAACCCCCAAGAGTTGCCACTCTGAATGCAAAGCTTTCAGGAATCTCTGCTCCGCTCAAGCCGGCCATGCCTTTTAATACTTTGACGATGTCGCTGAAGCTTGGAGCCCTGAAAAAAATCCAGCATATGTTGACGAAATTGAAGGTGATGAGCCACGCGAGCCATTTAGGCATTGAGATGTTGAGTTTCCCCCACAGACGATGGACTACAAGTGCGGCGCCGTGCATCAGGCCCCAGGCGACGAAGGTCCAGCCTGCGCCATGCCAAAGCCCGACTATAAAAAAGGTTATCATTATATTGAGGAGTGTTTGTGGCTCACCGACCCGGTTTCCGCCCATGGGAATATAGACATAATCCCTCATGAACCTGCCCAGGGTCATATGCCACCGTCTCCAGAATTCTTGGATGTTAAGCGATCGGTAAGGGCTGTCGAAATTGACGGGCAGAATGATATTGAACATCAGTGATGAACCTAATGCCATGTCGGTATATCCTGAAAAGTCGTAATAAAGCTCAAGGGTGTACGAGAGAGAGGCGGTCCATGCCTCAATCATTGTGAGGTCTCCAGTGCTGCCGAAGCCCGCGTTCGCCCAGACCGCAAATGTATCGGCAATCACCACCTTCTTGAATAACCCGACAAAAAAGAGACAGATCCCCCGGGCAAGATTTCCGGAATCGACGACCTTATTTTTCCTCCTGTCGAATTGGGGCATCATCTCTTTGTGATGGATAATGGGTCCCGCTAGGAGGTGGGGAAAGAAGGTTACGAAAAGGCCGTAGTTCATGGCGCTATATTCTTTTACTTCCCCTTTGGACGCATCGACCAGGTATGCTATTTGGGTAAAGGTGAAGAAGCTTATGCCGAGAGGCAGGACGATTTGTGCAAGGGGTATGCTTAGTTTAGCGAGAGAATTCATATTTGCGATAAAGAAATCGGTATACTTGAAGTATCCGAGGAGGATAAGGTTTCCGGCGATTCCGGCGTAAAGAATACTTCTCGTGCGCGCGTGACGTCTATTCTCCCATTTTCTGCAGATAAACCTTCCCATAACGTAATTGAAGACAATGCTCCCCAGGATGAGGGATGTATATATGGGATTCCACCACGCATAAAAGACAAGAGAGGCAATAACGAGCCAGGTCTTGGAAGCGATGGTAAGCCGATGTCTGTTCAGAATGAAATAGACGGTGATGGTTCCAGGAAGAAATAGAAAGATATAAAAATAAGAGTTGAAAAGCATAGACAGTCCGGATTCAGACGTTACTTCATATGATTAGTCGTCTATTTTACTAAAATAGGGAAATGGTGTAAAGCAATTTGCGGTAAAACACAATTGTTTAGGTACTATTAACACTAATTGAGTCAAATAACCGCAAAGCAAAAAATACACAAAGCCCAAATAGATAACATCCAGTTTGTCGTAGCGTGTATATATCCCGTGAAACTCCTTTATACGTCGAAACCAATCGCTCGACAGCATTTCTGTGTTTGTAAAGCTCTTTATCATATGCCCATGGTTCTTTGCGGTTTCTCTTTGGCGGAACAACAGGCAGGTAACCCAAGGATTTAGCCGGATACCGCATTTCGTCACCCTCATACACTTGTGATCCATCAAAAGAGGAATAGGATTAGCTACTTTCCCTTTGGCCAACAGGAACTTGCGCCCTTCGGGTGCGTAGTGGCGCTCGCCGCTTGGAGAGTATCACTGCTTTGACGATCTTATCATCTGCGGATACCACATGAAGCTTGGTGTTCAAACCCCCTCGAGCCTTTCCAATTGCTTATTTTCCAGTTTTTTTAATGCGCCACAACCGTCATGGTGAATGTACTGTCGAGTGCAAGAATTCTACATTGATAAAGGCAATTTGCTCTTTTTGGAGCGCTAAAAATAAGCGTTCCAAAGCACCGTTTTTAGCCCAGCGGTTAGCATGTTTATATACACCGTGTACCACACTTCCCGCAGGATTCCGGCAATGCCCTCCATTTGCAGCCATATGCAGTATGGCATTGATTAATCTTCGATTTTCAATGCTTACATTGCCCCGCTGTGTTGGTAGATACTGCTCAATACGCTTGTATTGTCTTTCAGTTATAATCATTCTTATTCTTTATTCCATCACTATAATTATTTAGTGTCAGCGCACCCTGGTTCTGACATTATTCATGCATCTCACTCACAAGATATTAGGTTAGCAACATGAACCAGACGAGCATGAATCAGATCCTACATTCGCGCCCCCACTGTCTGTTCCACAGCCCTCAAACGCTCCATAATGCACATCACGATTACCAATCACTTTGAAAACCTTTCCATATCGGGTATCGGAAACCATAGAAGCTGTATTTCCGCAGACAAGCATGGGTTTACCAGTAATAAACCGGTGATGGTCGTCAAGGTCAAAGAAATGGGGATGCTCCGAAATACTACCATCATAATAGGCTATTTGACCGTAATCCTCACAAATATCCTCTAAATCAGCAAGCTTGAAGGTGCGTACCGTTCGTGATGAAAATGTTGCAAAGCCAAGTATTTTTGCAATTTCCTCATTATCGAAATCGAGTTCTCGAATATTTGTATAACGGAAATCAGCCCATCCGACTTTTGCCATGAGTGCGGAAATCTTCAACATACATAGCGCCGCTTAGGCATTCTCCTCGCAGTATGGGGTCAACCGCAAGAGTTTCTGGAATACGCCTATCGACGAAAATATCAGCAAAGAACAATTCGCCGCCCGGCTTTAAAACACGTAATATTTCCTTAAAAACTTGTTCTTTTGCAGGGGAAAGGTTTATAACGCAGTTTGAGATAACAACGTCAATACTGTTATTTCCAATTCCGAGAGATTCCAGATCTTCAATATAGCCTTTTAAAAACTTCACGTTTGATTTTTTGAAACCAAAACGCTCACGTTGTTCGTCCTGATACTTGATGGCTATTCCAATTTGTTCATCCGTCATATCAACGCCGATAGCACAGCCAGATTCTCCGGCCAATTTTGACGCAATATAGACATCGCGCCCTGTTCCACAGCCTAAGTCAAGCACCGTCATTCCATCAAGCAAGGGCGGCAGCGGTGAACCGCAACCATAAAACCTGTTGTGTATTTCATCCGCGATTAGGGGCAGTATGTCCCTTATCTCTGCGGGTGGTCTATCAATGGCGCAACACGAACTGGTCTTGAGGTCATCTTTGTTTTGTAGTTGTTTGCCGTAGTATTCCTTTACTTGTTCGATAATTTTGTCCATGACAATCTCACCTTCTTTATTTATTGATATATTCTTTAGTGACTTCTTCTGCCACAATTTTCGCAAGCCGATTAAATTCATCATCAGTCATCTCATTAATGCCGAAAGGTATATCTTCATCATGAATTTCACAGGCATCCAATACCAATACGTTGAGTTCAGGAATTACAGCTTTCATCATTCTTGACGCACAGCTAATAAAACATCCCTCGATAGTAATAGCCTTATGAGTTGTCCGTACTAAATCCCGTTGCCCACCTTCTTTTGTAAAAGCGCCGCCTAAACAGATTCTTACTGTGTTGTCGGGTGAAATTTTGTACGCGATTAGGTTAGCGGCTCTCCGTGATACTTCACCTCTCGCGCAAGCGCCCTCACAGGACATGATTGCTGCTTTAGTAGGGGTTGTAGCGTGCTTCTCTGCATAGTCCTCGCACATTTGACAGGAGTCTTCAACTTTTTTGATTTTGATTTCTTCGTACATTTTTTACCTCATCATAAGATTTATTTTGCTACCTTTACCTTTAGACTTCACATTCACATATGATTTCATTACATATACAATCCTGTTTCGTTGTGGTAACTCTTTCAAAAAATGCTCTGAAATCATGCACGTTTTTGTTGTTCAATGAGTAGAATGTCCATTTCCCTACTTTGCGCCCATCCACTAACCCGCTATTGCAAAGATATTTCATGTGATGTGATAATGTTGGTTGAGTAATATTAAATTTTTCCAAAATTACACAAGCGCATAATTCACCGCAAGATAGCATATCAATAATCATTAACCTGTTCGGGTCGGACATAACTCTAAACAACTGTGCATATTCCTTATACTTTTCGCCCATCGCTTCACCTCACATAGATGTCAGTCTATGTATAATTATAGTGCATTACATAGATGCGTGTCAATATATAATTTTTACTTATTTTTTTAGTTCTTTCATCGACGCTTCGGCCATCAAGCCTGTCAATTGACGGGTAGTATTTTTTCGCTTGCATGCGGCGAAAAAATCTCCACCCTTAAACTATTGGCAGGCTTAATTTTGGCCGTGGTGTTTCTCCGCCGGAAACGGGGGACAGGAAAGGGTGAAACCGTAACAACCGAATGCAGACATTGCTATGTTTTCTCTGCGCGTGACCAAGCATAAATACAGGCTTTTTTGCGCCCCGTTACGCCGTTTCATGAGGTCTGAATGATATTTACCCTACCCATCCCCGAAAACTGCTTTTGCTTTTCAACATGGCGCATATTTTCCCGTCTTAAAAGTTCCTCTTGACAAAAACCCCCAAAGGTCTCATTTTAGTTTTTGCGCGGCTGACGGTTGCATCGTGCCGGCAACACCAATTTTTGAGTCAACTCTCTCTTCCTGAATGTCCTTCTGCTCCATTTTTTGTGGGCAATTTGGCGGATGGGTTTACCTTGATTTCTTTCTACCCTTCCTTTATTATTGGAATGTCTTTTGAGGATACTTTGGAGACCTTTGTTCAAGTGAAGCAAGAAGGAGATTACAGGAATGAAGACTCTCGGGGAATTGACACTCCAGGCCCATTCCGGCAGCATACCGGAATTCCTGGAATTCATATCGGGGTGGGCGAAAGAGGCCGGGTATGGCGGGCAGCGGATAAGAGAGATGGAATTCGCCGTGGCGGAGGCCCTCACCAATATCGTTGAATTTGTCTGTACCGAAGGAGAGGAAGTGACGATCCGGGTGGGCGACGACAAAGGGCGGCGGTTCGTCATCCATATCTCGGATTATGGAAAATCGTATAATATGCTTCTTGAGGCCGACCCTTTTCTATCAGGCAGCGACCCTTCCGAGAAAAGACCTTCGGTCAGCCGAATCAAGAGGATAGGAGATGTGGAATATAAACGGTTTGAAGGCAAAAATTACCTCGTCGTCACAGTCTACCCTGCATCCATGGGAGGCTCCACTTCTTCTGCATAGAGTATGCGAAGAAAGCAGGTTTTGCCGTACTTCTGCGGATCCAGAATGAAGATCTTCCGGGACAGGCCCTTGAGGTATTGATGGTGTTATTGAGAGGCTTCCAAGTCCCGTCTTTCCCTGCATTTGCTTTACAAATCCCGGCGTTTGTGGCATTTTAGTCTCAGGATATTTGGAAATTTTGATATTTTTTGACTTGTCGAACGGGAGATTGTATGCGGCTCATATGGAGAAGTTTCAGAGGTTTTATGCGAGACGGGGGGCCCATGCTCGCTGGCGCTATATCCTGTTTCTTTATCCTTGCCTTTGTGCCTTTCATCCTCCTCATGTTCTCGGTTCTAGGCTACTTCATTGGAGGATACACCGCGTTTCACGATTTTCTGTTAAAGCTCTTGTCTGATGTTTTTCCGAGCGTTACGCACCAGATCACCCAGGAGTTGGGTACCATTGTCATCAAAAGACAGATAGGGATTATCACACTCATCGTGTACGCCTTTTTCTTGCTGGACCTGCTGTTCGCGGTGGAGATCGCCGTGCAGACTATGTTCGGAGTAAAAGTAAGGCGGCCTTTTCTTAAATCGCTCGCCCTCAATATTGTTACCGCGATCTTGCTTTTCACCCTTACCTTCGCATCCTTCTTCGCCACATTGTTCATCAGCCTCATAGGTGAGTTGTCGAAATTTTTCCCAGAGCTCAGTATCGGATGGGTCACTGGCCTGTTCACTGAATATATCGTGCCGGTATGTACCATCTTTGTGGTCTCCACTCTGTTTTATGAGGTATTGCCCTCCAAAAGAATCCTCCGTCATGCTATGCTCGGAGGCCTTTTTACCACGGTCTTCATCGAAACAGCGAAATTTCTTTTTACCTATTATATTACGTGGAAGGCCTTCCGCCTCGGTGCCATTTACGGTTCCCTCACAGCAATCGTCGTATTTCTCCTATGGATATATTATGCAGCCTGCATATTTCTCATAGGTGCAAAACTGGTTCATAATCTGAGCGGTGGGACAAAGTGAATCTGGCGTTTTTTTGAATTTACCTGTTATACGGCGGTACAAAATAACAATGAAAATTCTTACAGAGTCAAAGAGATAATCATAAAGGCAAGTCAGGGAGTCGAATCAGCCGCCCTTTCAGTCATACTGGATTCGAGGGGCATTGTACAGATTGCAGGATACGGATCGTGCACTATCTTTTACGCATCTGATGTTGATCTCGTTGTCATGGGAACGGGACTCGGCGAAAAATTCGCGAGTCCTGAAAGTCTGAAGGTCAGCCTGCATAATGATTTCTTCCAAAGGGGAACGAGACCGCCGTCAGGATCGCTTGTACTTCGGTTTTGGCAGCGGGTAACGTGGCGTGGGTGGGTGCTGCTATGTTACCCGGTTTGGATAGTCGGTTGTAAATACATGATTACGGGTTGCTTCGCTATGCGTTGCAAACGCTCGTTTGCCAATTGTCTCTGCGTCCTGGTGAGGGCAGCCAAGGGCGGCATGAGAAAAAATATAGTCGGCCAGGAAGTTTACGTAAGATTTAACGCCCTGTCGTAGATATACCCCTTCCTCTGCTGAAAAGGCTTTTCCGCCAAGATTTCCTCAAGGATCTTCAGGTTCTATGGGAGGAGGGCACTTGTTTAGGATGGCGGTGAGAGACGACCGTCTGACGGGTTTCGATTTCCCTCATATCTTCCACCCCTCGTCCATGAGAGCGCCTCATCTTCTTTATCCTCATATTCTTGGCGGCAGTTAGCTGGACAAAAGACACAGCAGGGAAAAACATAGAGTCACGCCCGCGAGAAGGCGACCTTCGCAGTCTGCTTGCTTCTTACCTTCCAACGTTGTGTAAGGCGTGATAACAATGGTCACTGCGGGGTATACTGGTGACTCTAAGGGAAAATCCCACCTGCAAAGAGGTTTCCTCTGGAAGCATGGGTCACGCGGAATAGGTCCAAGTCGTCTACGGTCCGTCGAAGGTGAGCTATTCCAAGCTCATCAATGTCTTCCACAAAATAGATCTTCTGACAGAATACAATCAATTTTGTGACTTAGGCAATACAACTCCGCCATTTTTTATCACAAAGAGAGGTAGAAGAGGTTTATTCTCCAGCCCAATACTGACCAGGAAATAACGGAACTGTTCAAAGGAAAGACCATTTATGCGGAAATCGCTGCCTCCACCCATGATAACCGACTCATATGATCATAATGATGTAGTACGTCATTCTGCTTTGCCGAAGATTACCATCAGAAATATTACAGAAACCACCATCTTGTACAATTTCTATCGTTTCTCATGAGGTAGGGATGAATGCCTCAAGGGAGTTTTGGTGTAAAGAGAGTAGAAGATATTGAACAATATTTAAATACGAAGGACTGATGCCAATTAGCGAAGCGTCAAAAGACAAACCTCCCCTTCTGTATTTTCAGATTCTGTCTTGCTATGGCAAAGGGGGCTCAGGGTTTTGAACCCCCTTTTTGACTTAATTAAGTATCAGACTTTAGTTACATTCGCGGCGCTCGGACCTTTCGGGCCGTCGACGACATCAAATTCGACCTTGTCCCCCTCGGAAAGTGTCTTGAAGCCTGTTCCCTTGATCGCTGAAAAGTGGACGAATACATCACCACCTTCATCTTTTGTGATGAAACCGAAACCCTTTGACTCGTTGAACCATTTTACAGTTCCTGTGGCCATAAAATGATGCCTCCTTATTAGGAAATATTGAGGAGTACGGAACTGTCTTTTCGAAGTATTACAAAAAATAATTTTTGTGTACTACCAAGAACGTCTCCGAAACTTCCAAATATAGTATCTCACACGTGTTTTGTGAAATCAAGAAAAGTTTTTCGTGTTTTTTAGGAAATTTTTCGAAACTCAATTGAACTCTATAAGAAGACCAGAGAAGCGAGCAGACACGCCTTTAAATATTCTTGTCGACCATGTACATCATTCACAGAGACGATATTGCTCCGAGAGCCATTTCTCAGGGTTAATCAACCCGTAGGACACCTCCGGACATATATTTCAGGACATTCCCGATTAACTTTTTTGTATATGAACCGATAAGGCAATTGACGGCAATTTTGAAGACAGACAAATCACGGTAACGCATAACTCTGTCACAGCGGTTCAAGGCAGTATAAAGACTCCCCGACGAACATTACAGATATGACTTGCCCTGGAAGCCTTATTCCATGATTATAATTCTGCTTGGGAAACGTTGTTGGAAAAAGAGCGTGTCCGGCGGCTCGCCTGCATCAGTGCCAGCCTAAACCAGCTCGTAAAATAGGACAAGACTGATCCGCCAAGGAAAGCACCGTCTGGTCGCACGCATAAAAGCCTGGTATCTCACCCCGCCGCTCTCTCCTCTTATGGAGAGAGCGGACCATAGCGTTTTGTTTCAAGTCGAATCCGAAGGTCATGACAGTATCGCGCTTTATCCGGTTCGTACCGGCAAAAAGGAAGACATAGTTATTTCATAAACACTGACACGTACTATACGGCAATAAAAGTAAAGGTTATATGAAAGTGAGGGAGCATTCATAATATTTGTTTGTAATGCGTATTAAGTCTCCGCCAAATGTCAGGTCCGATCAAAACAATAAACCTGTATAGGACCTTGCATATGCCAAGAAACCCAGCGCTACCAACGCCATCCACTC
The Syntrophobacterales bacterium genome window above contains:
- a CDS encoding MBOAT family protein — its product is MLFNSYFYIFLFLPGTITVYFILNRHRLTIASKTWLVIASLVFYAWWNPIYTSLILGSIVFNYVMGRFICRKWENRRHARTRSILYAGIAGNLILLGYFKYTDFFIANMNSLAKLSIPLAQIVLPLGISFFTFTQIAYLVDASKGEVKEYSAMNYGLFVTFFPHLLAGPIIHHKEMMPQFDRRKNKVVDSGNLARGICLFFVGLFKKVVIADTFAVWANAGFGSTGDLTMIEAWTASLSYTLELYYDFSGYTDMALGSSLMFNIILPVNFDSPYRSLNIQEFWRRWHMTLGRFMRDYVYIPMGGNRVGEPQTLLNIMITFFIVGLWHGAGWTFVAWGLMHGAALVVHRLWGKLNISMPKWLAWLITFNFVNICWIFFRAPSFSDIVKVLKGMAGLSGAEIPESFAFRVATLGGSWQTLDTLFERIGKGEIILGMFAVFLPLSFLFRNSNKIIESLEPDVPQLIVFSLVAVISILYLGSYSEFLYFRF
- a CDS encoding methyltransferase domain-containing protein, whose translation is MMNLIGLRKLWQKKSLKNISINKEGEIVMDKIIEQVKEYYGKQLQNKDDLKTSSCCAIDRPPAEIRDILPLIADEIHNRFYGCGSPLPPLLDGMTVLDLGCGTGRDVYIASKLAGESGCAIGVDMTDEQIGIAIKYQDEQRERFGFKKSNVKFLKGYIEDLESLGIGNNSIDVVISNCVINLSPAKEQVFKEILRVLKPGGELFFADIFVDRRIPETLAVDPILRGECLSGAMYVEDFRTHGKSRMG
- a CDS encoding putative zinc-binding protein, which encodes MYEEIKIKKVEDSCQMCEDYAEKHATTPTKAAIMSCEGACARGEVSRRAANLIAYKISPDNTVRICLGGAFTKEGGQRDLVRTTHKAITIEGCFISCASRMMKAVIPELNVLVLDACEIHDEDIPFGINEMTDDEFNRLAKIVAEEVTKEYINK
- a CDS encoding metalloregulator ArsR/SmtB family transcription factor, translating into MGEKYKEYAQLFRVMSDPNRLMIIDMLSCGELCACVILEKFNITQPTLSHHMKYLCNSGLVDGRKVGKWTFYSLNNKNVHDFRAFFERVTTTKQDCICNEIICECEV
- a CDS encoding ATP-binding protein, whose translation is MKTLGELTLQAHSGSIPEFLEFISGWAKEAGYGGQRIREMEFAVAEALTNIVEFVCTEGEEVTIRVGDDKGRRFVIHISDYGKSYNMLLEADPFLSGSDPSEKRPSVSRIKRIGDVEYKRFEGKNYLVVTVYPASMGGSTSSA
- a CDS encoding YihY/virulence factor BrkB family protein, which encodes MRLIWRSFRGFMRDGGPMLAGAISCFFILAFVPFILLMFSVLGYFIGGYTAFHDFLLKLLSDVFPSVTHQITQELGTIVIKRQIGIITLIVYAFFLLDLLFAVEIAVQTMFGVKVRRPFLKSLALNIVTAILLFTLTFASFFATLFISLIGELSKFFPELSIGWVTGLFTEYIVPVCTIFVVSTLFYEVLPSKRILRHAMLGGLFTTVFIETAKFLFTYYITWKAFRLGAIYGSLTAIVVFLLWIYYAACIFLIGAKLVHNLSGGTK
- a CDS encoding cold-shock protein codes for the protein MATGTVKWFNESKGFGFITKDEGGDVFVHFSAIKGTGFKTLSEGDKVEFDVVDGPKGPSAANVTKV